Genomic window (Sediminispirochaeta smaragdinae DSM 11293):
ACAGGACGAGAACAAAATCGGGACGGACACCAGCCCAGCCCACATTTTTAAAGAAAGTAGTGTCGATAAAGATGACAACAAGAAGGATAATTGCATATAAAAAAGATTTTCTCGTTCTCACTGATTGGGCTCCTGCTTCAGAATAAAAACATATTCAAGTCGTGAGAAATCGATAGCCGGCTCAATCTCAATAATCAAGGAGGGCTGCCATTCGGGAGATTCAATCCCCACTACTCTTCCGATGGGTATTGAGGCAGGATAGATAGAACGCAAACCGCTGGTCACCACCAGATCGCCATAACGAATTTCCTCTTTTGCGCGTTTCTTAACATAGCGCATAAAAATAGCTCCACCCTTTTTACCATCACCACCGACCAAACCTTCATAACGTCCGGCTGAAAAACGGGCGGCGACAAAGCATTCGTGATCGAAAATGGGAAGGATCATCGCTGTCCTTGACGTGGCCGAAATAACCTTTCCGACCAGCCCTTGGCGGCCATCCTGATAGGCAATCACTGGCATATCAACGGCGACACCGCTGCTCATGCCCTTATCGACGGTCATTCCGTGAAAAAGGGTTCCGGGATCCATTGCAATAACCCGAGCCGGTACGTGCCGATAGGATAGTTCTCCCGAAAAGCTTAATTGATCGCGTAAGCGATCATTTTCCGCTCGAAGAGAGTCGAGGTCCCGTTGGATAATCTGATAGTGTTCAACCTGATTTTGCAAGGCACGGTAATCTTTTCGCAAATCACGTAGTTCACCGATGGAGTTGACGGTGCCGGAAAAAAAGTTGCCTACGGAGGCAAATAGATATTGGACCGCGGCTGCCGAGCCCCTGACAAGACCCACCGGATTTGTAAAACGATTCTTCGTTTCAAATCCCATTCCGACGAGGCAGATAAAAATAGAAACAGCCAGCAGACACCCTGCCGCATGCGATGAGATAAACTCTTTTGGCTTTTTCATCATGAAAGCCTTTTACCACATCAACTGTTGAGTGTGTTGTAGATCGTTTTGCTTCCGAAGGCATCACGCGTATGCTCAAAATACATGCCTGCACCCTGAGCAACGCAAAGAAGTGGCTCCTCGGCAAGGATAACGGGAACCCCTGTTTCCTTTGCAATCAGTCTGGGAAAGCCCTTTAGAAGAGAACCTCCTCCTGTCATAACAATACCACGTTCGACGATATCTGCCGCAAGTTCCGGAGGGGTCTGTCCCAGTGTACGTTTAATCTCTTCAACAACGGCATTGATCGGCTCCTGAAGCGCTTCTCGGACTTCCACGCTATCGATTTCCAGTCTTCTGGGAAGACCGGTGATGGCATCGGTTCCCTTAATCTCCATTTTTT
Coding sequences:
- the mreC gene encoding rod shape-determining protein MreC; translation: MMKKPKEFISSHAAGCLLAVSIFICLVGMGFETKNRFTNPVGLVRGSAAAVQYLFASVGNFFSGTVNSIGELRDLRKDYRALQNQVEHYQIIQRDLDSLRAENDRLRDQLSFSGELSYRHVPARVIAMDPGTLFHGMTVDKGMSSGVAVDMPVIAYQDGRQGLVGKVISATSRTAMILPIFDHECFVAARFSAGRYEGLVGGDGKKGGAIFMRYVKKRAKEEIRYGDLVVTSGLRSIYPASIPIGRVVGIESPEWQPSLIIEIEPAIDFSRLEYVFILKQEPNQ